A portion of the Ailuropoda melanoleuca isolate Jingjing unplaced genomic scaffold, ASM200744v2 unplaced-scaffold8507, whole genome shotgun sequence genome contains these proteins:
- the LOC117800868 gene encoding olfactory receptor 4N2 — protein MENDNSTVVKEFILLGLTQSRDIQLLVFVLILIFYLIILPGNFLIILTIRSDPGLTAPLYFFLGNLAFLDASYSFIVAPRMLVDFLSEKKVISYRGCITQLFFLHFLGGGEGLLLVVMAFDRYIAICRPLHYSTVMNPRACHALLLALWLGGFIHSIIQVALILRLPFCGPNQLDNFFCDVPQVIKLACTDTFVVEILMVFNSGLMMLLCFLGLLASYAVILCRVHGSSSKGKNKAVSTCTTHIIVIFLMFGPGIVIYTHPFRAFPADKVVSLFHTVIFPLLNPVIYTLRNQEVKASMRRLFNQHVA, from the coding sequence ATGGAAAATGACAACAGCACAGTGGTGAAAGAATTCATCCTTCTTGGTCTGACCCAATCTCGAGATATTCAGCTCCTGGTCTTTgtgctaattttaattttctacctCATCATCCTCCCTGGAAATTTcctcatcatcctcaccatcagaTCAGACCCTGGCCTCACAGCCCCCCTCTACTTCTTTCTGGGCAACTTGGCCTTCCTGGATGCATCCTATTCCTTCATTGTAGCTCCTAGGATGCTGGTGGACTTTCTTTCTGAGAAGAAGGTAATCTCCTACAGGGGTTGCATCACTCAGCTCTTTTTCTTGCACTTCcttggaggaggggaaggattACTCCTTGTTGTGATGGCCTTTGACCGCTACATTGCCATCTGTCGGCCTCTACACTATTCAACTGTCATGAACCCTAGAGCCTGCCATGCCTTGCTGTTGGCTCTGTGGCTTGGAGGCTTTATCCACTCCATTATCCAGGTGGCCCTCATCCTCCGCTTGCCCTTCTGTGGCCCAAACCAACTGGATAACTTCTTCTGTGATGTGCCACAGGTCATCAAGCTGGCCTGCACAGACACTTTTGTGGTGGAGATTCTGATGGTCTTCAACAGTGGTCTGATGATGCTTCTGTGCTTCCTGGGCCTTCTGGCCTCCTATGCAGTCATCCTCTGCCGTGTACATGGGTCTTCCTCTAAGGGGAAGAACAAGGCTGTTTCAACATGCACCACCCATATCATTGTTATATTTCTCATGTTTGGGCCTGGCATCGTCATCTATACTCACCCCTTCAGAGCCTTCCCAGCTGACAaggttgtttctctttttcacacAGTGATCTTTCCTTTGTTGAATCCTGTGATTTATACCCTTCGTAAC